A single Streptomyces sp. 2114.4 DNA region contains:
- a CDS encoding MalY/PatB family protein has translation MKASKAGVSDAPEAGLSRWADFDEVDPGVLRSGSGLKKWRQVAAGVLPAGLAEMDFPVAEPIREGLRRFLAEGMLGYPYWPDGSPLREAFAERMAKRYGWRPRPEAVREFATVTQGVHLALHLGTEPGDAVAVHTPVYGPFRDGLARMGRRLIPIPLRESPQGWGWGWDPDLLVRAVVESGCRALVLVNPHNPTGRVFRRSELTELAELAERHDLLVISDEIHADLTHAPHRHIPFASLGPEIERRTVTLTSATKAFNLAGARCAVGHLGPARLRAAVDEQPVELYGALNALGVHASLLAWTEGDAWLTAVRKHLAVVRDRLAATLADRLPQIGHHPPEGSYLAWLDCRALGLGEDPAARFRARGDIDLSPGPGFGPGGDGFVRLNFATSGPVLDQLLERLVRCAADGAGAVPPLPAGPRLPAAPHLPTLAHLPAAPHVPGGPRGSVVPGAVSEEFAC, from the coding sequence ATGAAAGCGAGCAAGGCCGGCGTGTCCGATGCGCCGGAGGCCGGATTATCCCGGTGGGCCGATTTCGACGAGGTGGACCCGGGAGTGCTCCGCTCCGGTTCCGGGCTGAAGAAGTGGCGGCAGGTGGCCGCGGGTGTCCTGCCCGCCGGACTGGCCGAGATGGACTTCCCGGTGGCGGAGCCGATACGGGAAGGGCTGCGGCGTTTTCTCGCCGAGGGGATGCTCGGCTATCCGTACTGGCCGGACGGCAGTCCCCTGCGGGAGGCCTTCGCCGAGCGTATGGCGAAGCGTTACGGCTGGCGTCCGCGGCCCGAAGCGGTCAGGGAGTTCGCGACCGTCACGCAGGGCGTCCACCTCGCGCTCCACCTGGGCACCGAGCCCGGTGACGCGGTGGCCGTGCACACTCCCGTCTACGGGCCGTTCCGCGACGGCCTCGCCCGGATGGGGCGGCGGCTCATCCCGATTCCCCTGCGTGAGAGCCCCCAAGGCTGGGGCTGGGGCTGGGACCCGGACCTGCTCGTGCGGGCCGTGGTGGAGAGCGGTTGCCGTGCTCTGGTGCTGGTCAACCCGCACAACCCCACGGGCCGGGTCTTCCGCCGGTCCGAGCTGACGGAGCTGGCCGAACTCGCCGAGCGCCACGATCTGCTCGTCATCTCCGATGAGATCCACGCCGATCTGACCCACGCCCCGCACCGCCACATTCCGTTCGCCTCCCTGGGGCCCGAGATCGAGCGCCGCACGGTCACGCTCACCTCGGCGACCAAGGCCTTCAACCTCGCCGGGGCCCGCTGTGCGGTGGGCCACCTGGGCCCGGCCCGGCTGCGCGCGGCGGTGGACGAACAGCCCGTCGAGTTGTACGGCGCCCTCAACGCCCTGGGCGTCCATGCCTCGTTGCTGGCCTGGACGGAGGGAGACGCCTGGCTGACGGCCGTACGGAAGCATCTGGCCGTCGTCCGCGACCGGCTCGCCGCCACACTGGCCGACCGGCTGCCCCAGATCGGCCACCATCCGCCCGAGGGCTCCTACCTCGCCTGGCTCGACTGCCGTGCGCTGGGGTTGGGCGAGGACCCGGCGGCCCGCTTCCGCGCGCGCGGTGACATCGACCTCAGCCCCGGGCCCGGTTTCGGTCCGGGCGGCGACGGCTTCGTACGCCTCAACTTCGCCACGTCCGGGCCCGTGCTCGATCAGCTTCTCGAGCGCCTGGTGCGCTGCGCGGCAGACGGGGCGGGGGCCGTTCCGCCCTTACCCGCCGGGCCGCGCCTACCGGCTGCCCCGCACTTGCCCACTCTTGCGCACTTACCGGCTGCCCCGCACGTGCCTGGCGGTCCTCGCGGGAGCGTCGTACCGGGCGCCGTGTCCGAGGAGTTCGCATGCTGA
- a CDS encoding amidohydrolase family protein: MLITVGELLHGPVGERTTDAAVLVRDGKIAAAGPRPAVEAQAPPDVARRDFPGATLLPGMIDGHVHLSFDAGPEPFTALLESDGPTLLDAMAERAGQLLDCGVTTVRDLGDRGAAAVRLREAITAGRVRGPRILAAGSPLTPPGGHCWFLGGEVADEAQLRAMVRRNAEAGADVIKVMASGGHITEGGAAMWESQFSTEQLSVAVEEARRYGLPVAAHAHGAAAIASAVAAGVHTVEHCLWLDGPDGVDRRTEVAETMAAQGIAVCGSLCGYDWRTKLERDGEAATRAFYDRLSWLDSLGVPLITGTDAGIPQAAFHDYLSMLELYAWLGFPAERVIELATVGSARALGLSGITGRIAPGLDADLVIVDGDPRADLSALRAVRLVLARGEPYTSS; the protein is encoded by the coding sequence ATGCTGATCACGGTGGGCGAGTTGCTGCACGGCCCGGTGGGGGAACGCACCACGGACGCGGCCGTACTGGTCAGGGACGGGAAGATCGCCGCGGCCGGTCCGCGCCCAGCGGTCGAGGCACAGGCCCCGCCGGACGTGGCACGGCGGGACTTCCCCGGCGCGACGCTCCTGCCGGGCATGATCGACGGTCATGTGCACCTGAGCTTCGACGCCGGCCCCGAACCGTTCACGGCGCTGCTGGAGAGCGACGGGCCGACGCTCCTGGACGCCATGGCCGAGCGGGCCGGGCAACTGCTGGACTGCGGTGTGACCACGGTCCGGGACCTCGGGGACCGTGGGGCCGCCGCGGTGCGGCTGCGTGAGGCCATCACCGCGGGCCGGGTACGCGGCCCGCGGATTCTCGCCGCGGGTTCCCCGCTGACCCCGCCGGGCGGCCATTGCTGGTTCCTCGGTGGCGAGGTCGCGGACGAGGCCCAACTGCGGGCGATGGTACGGCGCAACGCCGAGGCCGGAGCCGATGTGATCAAGGTGATGGCCAGCGGCGGACACATCACCGAAGGCGGCGCGGCGATGTGGGAATCCCAGTTCTCCACCGAACAGCTCTCCGTGGCCGTCGAGGAGGCGCGCCGCTACGGGCTCCCGGTCGCCGCCCATGCACACGGTGCGGCCGCCATCGCCTCGGCCGTGGCCGCCGGTGTGCACACCGTCGAACACTGCCTGTGGCTGGACGGCCCGGACGGCGTCGACCGCCGCACCGAGGTCGCCGAAACCATGGCCGCACAGGGGATCGCGGTCTGCGGTTCCCTGTGCGGCTACGACTGGCGGACCAAACTGGAGCGGGACGGGGAGGCCGCCACCCGCGCCTTCTACGACCGGCTCAGCTGGCTCGACAGCCTCGGTGTGCCCCTGATCACCGGCACCGACGCGGGCATCCCGCAGGCCGCGTTCCACGACTACCTCAGCATGCTGGAGCTCTATGCCTGGCTCGGCTTCCCGGCCGAGCGCGTCATCGAGCTGGCCACCGTCGGCTCCGCGCGGGCCCTGGGCCTGTCCGGCATCACCGGGCGCATCGCACCGGGACTCGACGCCGACCTCGTGATCGTGGACGGGGATCCGCGCGCCGACCTGTCGGCCCTGCGCGCCGTACGCCTCGTCCTGGCCAGAGGCGAGCCGTACACCTCGTCGTGA
- a CDS encoding MFS transporter, protein MKNKRDLGLLTVAHGVNDMYQGAIPALLPFLQAGRGYSYTLITGITLAATGLSSLIQPLVGLLADRRPMGWLVPAGMVTAGVGVGLSGLGNAYVWTWIAVALAGIGLAAFHPAGAMAARTLGGGDARSMSVFAVGGNIGVALAPLFVSVVINGGGVSSTWLLAVPAVVMGAVCLVTRRSWQVTTATPPHTKGVDGKAAQTGHSDNWRAFGTLSVISVFWSIPYVVMGSLAALYVISRFGVSAATGSATLTAFTAGGVVGTLAGGWSAERWGRLAALRYGYLISALAVAGVVLMPQIAGVLVCAFLYGTVLFVPFAAQVTLAQDYLPTRIGTASGLTLGVTLSAGGLLSPVFGMLADAWGIRAVLATLIGILLVPAALAWRLPEPRTATSLPTRSHSATSDSQSSRHGQAQEAR, encoded by the coding sequence ATGAAGAACAAGAGAGACCTGGGGCTGCTCACCGTGGCCCATGGGGTCAACGACATGTACCAGGGCGCGATCCCCGCGTTGCTGCCGTTCCTCCAGGCCGGACGTGGTTACAGCTACACCCTGATCACCGGGATCACGCTGGCCGCCACCGGGCTGTCCAGCCTGATACAGCCACTGGTCGGGCTGCTGGCCGACCGTCGGCCGATGGGCTGGCTGGTGCCGGCCGGCATGGTCACCGCGGGAGTCGGGGTGGGCCTGTCCGGCCTGGGCAACGCGTATGTGTGGACGTGGATCGCGGTCGCGCTCGCCGGTATCGGGCTGGCCGCGTTCCACCCGGCGGGCGCGATGGCGGCACGCACCCTCGGCGGCGGCGACGCACGGTCGATGAGCGTCTTCGCCGTCGGCGGCAATATCGGCGTCGCCCTCGCTCCGCTCTTCGTGTCCGTGGTGATCAACGGCGGGGGTGTCTCCAGCACCTGGCTGCTCGCCGTGCCCGCCGTCGTGATGGGCGCAGTCTGCCTGGTGACCCGGCGCTCCTGGCAGGTCACCACCGCAACGCCACCTCACACAAAGGGTGTTGACGGAAAGGCGGCACAGACCGGCCACTCGGACAACTGGCGGGCCTTCGGCACGCTCTCCGTCATCTCGGTGTTCTGGTCGATTCCCTACGTCGTCATGGGGTCGCTCGCCGCGCTGTACGTGATCAGCCGATTCGGCGTCTCGGCGGCCACCGGCTCGGCGACCCTCACCGCGTTCACGGCGGGCGGCGTCGTCGGCACGCTGGCGGGCGGGTGGAGCGCCGAGCGCTGGGGCCGCCTGGCCGCCCTGCGCTACGGCTACCTCATCTCCGCCCTCGCCGTCGCCGGCGTGGTGCTGATGCCGCAGATCGCCGGGGTGCTCGTCTGTGCCTTCCTCTACGGCACGGTCCTGTTCGTGCCGTTCGCCGCACAGGTCACGCTGGCGCAGGACTACCTGCCCACCCGCATCGGCACGGCGAGCGGACTGACGCTGGGCGTCACCCTCTCGGCGGGCGGGCTCCTGTCGCCGGTGTTCGGCATGCTCGCCGACGCCTGGGGCATCCGCGCCGTGCTCGCCACGCTGATCGGCATCCTCCTCGTGCCGGCCGCCCTGGCCTGGCGTCTGCCTGAACCCCGCACCGCCACATCCCTCCCAACGCGCAGCCATTCAGCGACTTCTGACTCTCAGTCATCTCGACACGGTCAAGCACAGGAGGCCCGATGA